One Serinicoccus chungangensis genomic window carries:
- a CDS encoding MFS transporter — protein sequence MTPEQRSRARRAVVAAAMGNALEWFDIIVYGFFAVVIAELFFPAETDPTVALLLTFATLALTYFIRPIGAMVIGNFGDRRGRKAALTLTIALMTLGVGIMAFTPTYAAIGVTATVLMLLSRLIQGFSAGGEFGSATAFMIEHSPDRKAFYASWQVATQGISMLLAGSFGLVLNTMLSQEALYSWGWRVPFIFGLLIGPIGWWIRSSMDDTPEFLEVEERDERVAMPLGAVLTQHLGRVLTAAACVGVATMSVYLILYMPTFSVTALGLPSFAGYIGAAIAGLVTLVLAPMFGALADRVGTVPIMRVAAVVGGLVVYPMFLALINNPTVWMLTLVEVVLGVVMAAYFAPLPSMMAAIFPTAVRTTGMSVAYNVGVTTLGGLTPLVLAWLVDQFADVSPAIYYIAVVILSLVGLTLARRVYGLR from the coding sequence GTGACGCCCGAGCAGCGCTCCCGCGCACGCAGGGCGGTCGTGGCCGCAGCCATGGGCAACGCCCTGGAATGGTTCGACATCATCGTCTACGGCTTCTTCGCGGTGGTGATCGCCGAGCTCTTCTTCCCTGCGGAGACCGACCCGACGGTGGCCCTCCTGCTCACCTTCGCGACGCTGGCGCTGACCTACTTCATCCGGCCGATCGGCGCGATGGTGATCGGCAACTTCGGCGACCGACGTGGTCGCAAGGCGGCGCTGACCCTGACGATCGCGCTGATGACGCTCGGCGTGGGGATCATGGCGTTCACGCCGACCTATGCCGCGATCGGTGTGACGGCGACGGTGCTGATGCTGCTCTCACGGCTGATCCAGGGCTTCTCCGCCGGCGGGGAGTTCGGCTCGGCGACCGCCTTCATGATCGAGCACAGCCCGGACCGCAAGGCCTTCTACGCCAGCTGGCAGGTCGCGACCCAGGGCATCTCGATGCTGCTGGCCGGCTCCTTCGGGCTCGTGCTCAACACGATGCTCAGCCAGGAGGCGCTCTACTCCTGGGGCTGGCGGGTGCCCTTCATCTTCGGGCTGCTCATCGGCCCGATCGGCTGGTGGATCCGCAGTTCGATGGACGACACCCCCGAGTTCCTTGAGGTCGAGGAGCGGGACGAGCGGGTGGCGATGCCCTTGGGAGCCGTCCTGACCCAGCACCTCGGCCGCGTCCTCACCGCCGCGGCATGCGTGGGCGTGGCGACGATGTCGGTCTACCTCATCCTCTACATGCCGACGTTCTCGGTGACGGCCCTGGGCCTGCCGTCCTTCGCCGGCTACATCGGCGCGGCCATCGCCGGTCTGGTCACCCTTGTCCTGGCGCCCATGTTCGGCGCCCTCGCCGACCGGGTGGGCACGGTGCCGATCATGCGCGTCGCTGCTGTGGTCGGCGGCCTCGTCGTCTACCCGATGTTCCTCGCTCTGATCAACAACCCGACCGTCTGGATGCTCACCCTGGTCGAGGTCGTGCTGGGCGTGGTGATGGCGGCCTACTTCGCGCCGTTGCCCTCGATGATGGCCGCGATCTTCCCGACCGCCGTGCGCACCACGGGTATGTCGGTGGCCTACAACGTCGGCGTGACGACCCTCGGTGGCCTCACCCCGCTCGTGCTCGCCTGGCTTGTCGACCAGTTCGCGGACGTCTCGCCGGCCATCTACTACATCGCGGTGGTGATCCTCTCGCTGGTCGGGCTCACCCTCGCGCGCCGGGTCTACGGTCTGCGGTGA
- the mobA gene encoding molybdenum cofactor guanylyltransferase, which yields MRVDLLVLAGGRGERLGGQDKAALEVGGHSMLDRVLEAAALLGGSVVVVGDTPVPEGVARTLEDPPDGGPVAGIAAGLEALAAAPAGGAPASGASPSGVSPTGWVAVVAVDQPGAAPALAALGAALPGLPADVDAVSHEDGTGHRQWLLAVYRRAALEAALARLDSPRDTSVRRLVAGLRWQVVEGGTEHLGDVDTWEDAARWEQRLVEDVGRRRDARRR from the coding sequence ATGCGCGTCGACCTGCTGGTCCTCGCCGGCGGGCGCGGCGAACGGCTCGGCGGCCAGGACAAGGCCGCGTTGGAGGTCGGCGGGCACAGCATGCTTGACCGCGTGCTCGAGGCGGCCGCCCTGCTCGGCGGCTCGGTCGTCGTCGTGGGTGACACCCCTGTCCCCGAGGGCGTGGCGCGCACCCTGGAGGACCCGCCCGACGGTGGGCCCGTGGCAGGCATCGCGGCCGGCCTCGAGGCGTTGGCAGCTGCGCCGGCCGGCGGTGCGCCGGCCAGCGGTGCGTCACCGAGCGGTGTGTCACCGACCGGCTGGGTCGCCGTCGTCGCTGTCGACCAGCCGGGCGCCGCACCGGCGCTCGCCGCTCTGGGTGCCGCGCTCCCGGGGCTGCCCGCGGACGTGGACGCCGTCAGCCACGAGGACGGCACCGGTCACCGCCAGTGGCTGCTCGCGGTCTACCGCCGGGCCGCGCTCGAGGCGGCGCTGGCCCGGCTGGACTCACCCCGGGACACCTCGGTGCGCAGGCTGGTCGCCGGCCTGCGGTGGCAGGTCGTCGAGGGCGGGACGGAGCACCTGGGCGACGTCGACACCTGGGAGGACGCAGCCCGCTGGGAGCAGCGGCTGGTCGAGGACGTGGGGCGGCGACGGGACGCGAGGCGCAGATAA
- a CDS encoding ThiF family adenylyltransferase, whose translation MSTPLPPLVQPGPELTSAQISRYSRHLLVPGMGIEAQRRLLNARVAVIGAGGLGSPIVSYLAAAGVGHLTIIDDDVIDTTNLQRQVVHRSDDVGRPKGESAAEFVRGLNPDVSVQVHHTRITPANAEALLAGHHLVLDGADNFPTRYAVSDAALALRLPVVWAAVLRFDAQISSFVPEVEGSVTLRDLFPLPPRPEDVPSCSEAGVLGALVGQVGSIMAGEAVKLICGFGEPLVGRVLLVDALSQRVREIPLRPVGAVVPQPLHEPTRDLVPLVEVSAQEVSQELAAADGDRPAAGVARAPAPVLLDVREPAEHALGTVPGAVTVPVGEVLTWEELVGQLPDGHVIVYCKAGPRARRAAAHLVKVGHPDVRVMTGGILAWREQVDSSLPAY comes from the coding sequence GTGAGCACCCCCCTGCCCCCGCTCGTCCAGCCCGGCCCCGAGTTGACCTCGGCGCAGATCTCGCGCTACTCCCGCCACCTGCTGGTGCCCGGGATGGGCATCGAGGCCCAGCGGCGGCTGCTCAACGCCCGGGTCGCGGTCATCGGCGCTGGTGGGCTCGGCAGCCCGATCGTGTCCTACCTGGCCGCCGCCGGCGTCGGGCACCTGACGATCATCGACGACGACGTCATCGACACCACCAACCTGCAGCGGCAGGTCGTCCACCGCAGCGACGACGTGGGTCGGCCCAAGGGCGAGTCGGCGGCGGAGTTCGTCCGCGGGCTCAACCCCGACGTGTCCGTGCAGGTTCACCACACCCGGATCACCCCGGCCAACGCCGAGGCGCTGCTGGCCGGGCACCACCTCGTGCTCGACGGGGCCGACAACTTCCCGACCCGGTATGCCGTGTCCGACGCCGCGCTGGCGCTGCGGCTGCCGGTGGTGTGGGCCGCGGTGCTGCGCTTCGACGCCCAGATCTCCTCCTTCGTGCCCGAGGTCGAGGGCTCGGTGACACTGCGTGACCTCTTCCCGCTGCCGCCGCGCCCGGAGGACGTGCCGTCCTGCTCCGAGGCCGGTGTCCTCGGCGCGCTGGTGGGTCAGGTCGGCTCGATCATGGCGGGGGAGGCGGTCAAGCTGATCTGCGGCTTCGGGGAGCCGCTCGTGGGGCGGGTGCTGCTGGTCGACGCACTGTCGCAGCGGGTGCGTGAGATCCCGCTGCGCCCCGTCGGTGCGGTCGTGCCGCAGCCGCTGCACGAGCCCACCCGTGACCTGGTGCCCCTGGTCGAGGTGTCGGCGCAGGAGGTGAGCCAGGAGCTGGCTGCCGCCGACGGCGACCGACCGGCAGCCGGTGTGGCCAGGGCTCCCGCCCCCGTCCTGCTCGACGTCCGCGAGCCCGCCGAGCACGCCCTCGGCACCGTCCCCGGGGCGGTGACCGTGCCCGTCGGGGAGGTGCTGACCTGGGAGGAGCTCGTGGGCCAGCTGCCGGACGGGCACGTGATCGTCTACTGCAAGGCCGGCCCGCGGGCCCGCCGCGCGGCAGCTCACCTGGTCAAGGTCGGCCACCCCGACGTGCGCGTCATGACCGGGGGCATCCTCGCCTGGAGAGAGCAGGTCGACTCCTCCCTCCCGGCCTACTGA